The Miltoncostaea oceani genome includes a region encoding these proteins:
- the flhB gene encoding flagellar biosynthesis protein FlhB has protein sequence MAGSGDKTERATPRKRDESRKRGQVARSREINTGLGLLAVFAMLSFSGGWMLAGMTRVMGTSLGAAGDSDPITASSGWRVLTDAGWDSMRLTAPFAIAGLIVGVVASAIQVKPGITPEVLKPRFSVLNPISGVKRLFSVRSAVGLVKDLLKVSVTGVVAFVVLRSGIPDLTGLMGASPGMAIVVVGGLIMKIGWAIVAVYVVLAAADLVYERWQHEKDLRMTKDEVRREAKEQDVNPEVKGQLKRRQREMAVRRMMSAVPDADVVITNPTHFAVALRYARALPAPQVVAKGADNVAFRIISLARESGVTVVQDPPLARSLFANAEVGQYIPADAFGAVAEILAHVYRATGKAPAAA, from the coding sequence ATGGCCGGCTCGGGCGACAAGACGGAGAGGGCCACACCGCGCAAGCGCGACGAGTCGCGCAAGCGCGGCCAGGTCGCGCGCAGCCGCGAGATCAACACCGGTCTCGGGCTGCTCGCGGTCTTCGCCATGCTCTCCTTCTCGGGCGGCTGGATGCTCGCCGGCATGACCCGGGTCATGGGCACCTCCCTCGGCGCGGCCGGCGACTCCGACCCGATCACCGCCTCCTCCGGCTGGCGCGTCCTCACCGACGCCGGCTGGGACTCGATGCGCCTCACGGCCCCGTTCGCGATCGCGGGCCTCATCGTCGGCGTCGTCGCCTCCGCGATCCAGGTGAAGCCGGGGATCACCCCCGAGGTCCTGAAGCCCCGGTTCTCGGTGCTCAACCCGATCTCGGGCGTGAAGCGGCTCTTCTCGGTCCGCTCCGCCGTCGGCCTCGTGAAGGACCTCCTGAAGGTCTCGGTGACCGGCGTCGTCGCGTTCGTCGTGCTGCGCTCCGGCATCCCCGACCTGACCGGCCTGATGGGCGCGAGCCCCGGCATGGCGATCGTGGTGGTCGGCGGCCTGATCATGAAGATCGGCTGGGCGATCGTCGCGGTCTACGTCGTCCTCGCCGCCGCCGACCTCGTCTACGAGCGGTGGCAGCACGAGAAGGACCTCCGGATGACGAAGGACGAGGTCCGGCGCGAGGCGAAGGAGCAGGACGTCAACCCCGAGGTCAAGGGGCAGCTGAAGCGCCGCCAGCGGGAGATGGCCGTCCGCCGCATGATGTCCGCCGTCCCCGACGCCGACGTCGTCATCACCAACCCGACCCACTTCGCGGTGGCGCTGCGGTACGCGCGGGCCCTGCCCGCCCCCCAGGTCGTCGCGAAGGGCGCCGACAACGTCGCCTTCCGGATCATCTCCCTGGCGCGCGAGAGCGGCGTCACCGTCGTCCAGGACCCGCCGCTCGCCCGGAGCCTGTTCGCCAACGCCGAGGTCGGCCAGTACATCCCGGCCGACGCGTTCGGCGCCGTCGCGGAGATCCTCGCCCACGTCTACCGGGCGACCGGGAAGGCGCCGGCCGCCGCATGA
- a CDS encoding chemotaxis protein CheD, with protein sequence MSGLPVGIGQLVASADPGDVISALGLGSCIGLVLTDPRRKVAGMAHVMLPDSTTARAAGPPGKFADTAVPALVAEVCRLGAERTALVAAIAGGAQMFSSGSGGGVLRIGERNEEAVRAALRTAGLRLRAHDTGGSLGRSLRVQVATGAVSVRAVGRDETSL encoded by the coding sequence GTGAGCGGCCTGCCCGTCGGGATCGGCCAGCTCGTCGCGAGCGCCGACCCCGGTGACGTCATCTCGGCGCTCGGCCTCGGGTCGTGCATCGGCCTGGTGCTGACGGACCCCCGGCGGAAGGTCGCCGGCATGGCCCACGTGATGCTCCCCGACTCGACGACGGCCCGCGCCGCCGGCCCTCCCGGCAAGTTCGCGGACACCGCCGTCCCGGCGCTCGTGGCGGAGGTCTGCCGGCTCGGCGCGGAGCGCACCGCCCTCGTCGCCGCCATCGCCGGCGGCGCCCAGATGTTCAGCTCGGGCTCGGGCGGCGGGGTGCTCCGCATCGGCGAGCGCAACGAGGAGGCCGTCCGCGCCGCCCTGCGCACCGCCGGCCTGCGCCTGCGCGCGCACGACACCGGCGGCTCCCTCGGGCGCAGCCTGCGCGTGCAGGTCGCCACCGGCGCCGTCTCGGTGCGCGCCGTGGGCCGCGACGAGACCTCGCTCTGA
- a CDS encoding chemotaxis protein CheC: protein MTTVPEALGERQLDVLREVGNIGAGTAATALSAMVGGPVDMGIPRVSLVPVEQVPEEVGGGEDVVAAVFLGVVGDAPGHMLVLMREASARALVDTLMGRAGGAVATGDAPFTEMELSALQEVGNVLASAYLGALSALTGLHVEPTPPAVGVDMAGALLGAALAEVAMLAPRALLIDSGFGAPGIGSLGEVLYMPTPDALDTVLRSLGLPA, encoded by the coding sequence GTGACCACGGTCCCGGAGGCCCTGGGCGAGCGGCAGCTCGACGTCCTGCGGGAGGTCGGCAACATCGGCGCCGGCACCGCCGCCACGGCCCTCAGCGCGATGGTCGGGGGCCCCGTCGACATGGGGATCCCGCGCGTGTCGCTCGTGCCGGTGGAGCAGGTGCCGGAGGAGGTCGGCGGGGGCGAGGACGTCGTCGCCGCCGTCTTCCTCGGGGTCGTCGGCGACGCGCCCGGGCACATGCTGGTGCTGATGCGCGAGGCCTCCGCCCGCGCCCTCGTGGACACCCTGATGGGCCGGGCCGGCGGCGCCGTCGCCACCGGCGACGCGCCGTTCACGGAGATGGAGCTGTCGGCGCTGCAGGAGGTGGGCAACGTGCTCGCCAGCGCGTACCTCGGCGCCCTCTCCGCCCTCACCGGCCTGCACGTCGAGCCGACCCCGCCGGCCGTCGGCGTCGACATGGCCGGCGCCCTGCTCGGCGCCGCGCTCGCCGAGGTGGCGATGCTCGCCCCCCGGGCGCTGCTGATCGACTCCGGCTTCGGCGCCCCCGGCATCGGGTCGCTCGGCGAGGTGCTCTACATGCCGACGCCCGACGCGCTCGACACGGTGCTCCGCTCCCTCGGCCTGCCCGCGTGA
- a CDS encoding chemotaxis protein CheA — protein MDTSEYLGLFLDESGESLQTLNASLLDLERAPADPEPLTVIFRVAHSLKGMSATMGFESMAGLTHRMEEVLAAMRDDGAPVTPAVSDALFACLDTLQEMVDRVAAGDTEQVDASAVLARLDAISSGAAAAVAQTAATVAPPAPAAAPAGEVLSDYERMVVAEAHERGLSVLRVDVGFDEGCQLVAARAFMVVQELEGLGDLIRSDPTTEAIESGEAGEDGVVFWIVTDAAPDVAAAAALGVSEVARCDVSVVEPAAPAEEAPVEDAPAAPTPDAPVAGAPAPPAAERSPSRAAATVRVGVDRLDALMNLMGEMVIQRTRLEQLAHRHALGDLRGAVEEMSRVTNDLQTLIMQVRMMPVEAVFLRFPRMVRDLANTLGKRLELVITGEDTELDRTIIDGLGDPLVHMLRNAVDHGLESPEEREAAGKDPVGHVHLSARHAGNHVVIEVRDDGKGMDPEALRASVVRKGLMDAEAAAALSDEQALELVFLPGFSTAAQTTDVSGRGVGMDAVRNAIADLNGEVAIASTVGSGSVFTIRIPLTLAIIQALLVSSGAAGGPEHVFAVPLEAIEETVMVDRDEARPVNGRPCLVLRDAIVPLVWLGECLGMAPPDDADRLDVVVVTIGATRLGLVVEGLVGKQDVVIKHLPDYLGDVPGVAGATILGDGSVALIVDVAAVAAFAGLLP, from the coding sequence GTGGACACCTCCGAGTACCTCGGGCTCTTCCTGGATGAGAGCGGTGAGAGCCTCCAGACGCTGAACGCGTCACTGCTCGACCTCGAGCGCGCCCCCGCCGATCCGGAGCCGCTGACGGTCATCTTCCGGGTCGCGCACTCCCTCAAGGGGATGAGCGCGACGATGGGCTTCGAGTCGATGGCGGGCCTCACCCACCGCATGGAGGAGGTCCTCGCCGCGATGCGCGACGACGGCGCCCCCGTCACCCCCGCGGTGAGCGACGCCCTCTTCGCCTGCCTCGACACGCTGCAGGAGATGGTCGACCGCGTCGCCGCCGGCGACACCGAGCAGGTCGACGCCTCCGCGGTGCTCGCCCGCCTCGACGCGATCTCCTCCGGCGCCGCCGCCGCGGTCGCGCAGACGGCCGCGACCGTCGCCCCCCCGGCGCCCGCCGCCGCCCCGGCCGGCGAGGTCCTCAGCGACTACGAGCGCATGGTGGTCGCCGAGGCGCACGAGCGCGGCCTGTCCGTGCTGCGCGTCGACGTCGGCTTCGACGAGGGCTGCCAGCTCGTCGCCGCCCGCGCCTTCATGGTGGTGCAGGAGCTCGAGGGCCTCGGCGACCTGATCCGCAGCGACCCCACGACCGAGGCCATCGAGAGCGGTGAGGCCGGCGAGGACGGCGTCGTCTTCTGGATCGTCACGGACGCCGCCCCCGACGTCGCCGCCGCGGCGGCGCTCGGCGTGAGCGAGGTCGCCCGGTGCGACGTCTCCGTCGTCGAGCCCGCCGCCCCGGCGGAGGAGGCGCCGGTGGAGGACGCCCCGGCCGCCCCCACGCCCGACGCCCCGGTCGCCGGCGCCCCCGCACCGCCCGCCGCCGAGCGCTCGCCGTCGCGGGCCGCCGCCACGGTCCGGGTGGGCGTCGACCGCCTCGACGCCCTCATGAACCTGATGGGGGAGATGGTCATCCAGCGCACCCGCCTGGAGCAGCTCGCCCACCGCCACGCCCTCGGCGACCTCCGCGGCGCGGTCGAGGAGATGAGCCGCGTCACGAACGACCTGCAGACGCTGATCATGCAGGTGCGGATGATGCCGGTGGAGGCCGTGTTCCTGCGGTTCCCGCGCATGGTCCGCGACCTCGCGAACACCCTCGGCAAGCGCCTCGAGCTGGTCATCACCGGCGAGGACACCGAGCTCGACCGCACGATCATCGACGGCCTCGGCGACCCGCTGGTGCACATGCTGCGCAACGCGGTCGACCACGGGCTCGAGTCGCCGGAGGAGCGGGAGGCGGCGGGCAAGGACCCCGTCGGCCACGTCCACCTCTCGGCGCGGCACGCCGGCAACCACGTGGTCATCGAGGTCCGCGACGACGGCAAGGGGATGGACCCCGAGGCCCTGCGGGCGTCGGTGGTGCGCAAGGGCCTGATGGACGCCGAGGCCGCCGCCGCGCTCAGCGACGAGCAGGCGCTGGAGCTGGTGTTCCTCCCCGGGTTCTCGACCGCCGCCCAGACGACCGACGTCTCCGGTCGCGGCGTGGGCATGGACGCCGTCCGCAACGCCATCGCCGACCTCAACGGCGAGGTCGCCATCGCGAGCACCGTCGGATCCGGCAGCGTCTTCACGATCCGCATCCCCCTGACGCTCGCGATCATCCAGGCGCTGCTGGTGTCCTCCGGCGCGGCCGGCGGGCCCGAGCACGTGTTCGCGGTCCCGCTCGAGGCGATCGAGGAGACCGTCATGGTCGACCGCGACGAGGCACGCCCGGTCAACGGCCGCCCGTGCCTGGTGCTGCGCGACGCGATCGTGCCCCTCGTCTGGCTCGGCGAGTGCCTCGGGATGGCGCCCCCCGACGACGCGGACCGCCTCGACGTCGTCGTCGTCACGATCGGCGCGACGCGCCTCGGCCTGGTGGTCGAGGGGCTCGTCGGCAAGCAGGACGTCGTCATCAAGCACCTCCCCGACTACCTCGGGGACGTCCCCGGCGTGGCGGGGGCGACCATCCTCGGCGACGGCTCCGTCGCGCTGATCGTGGACGTCGCCGCCGTCGCCGCGTTCGCCGGGCTCCTGCCGTGA
- the yyaC gene encoding spore protease YyaC, with product MRALCEVRREDPAALATLSLALERELIALGAADRPVAFACIGTDRSTGDALGPLVGQRLLKLGFDPEGVIGTLEEPLHALNLEERVQPLRAHPSRPLVVAVDAALGSTAGVGSVNLRRGGLLPGQGVGKALPAVGELSVTATVNVQAGALDVQILQSTRLYLVQELAELIGVACWWAHRNVRRAAVAPAQALAV from the coding sequence GTGAGAGCACTCTGCGAGGTGCGGCGCGAGGACCCGGCGGCGCTCGCGACGTTGTCGCTGGCGCTGGAGCGGGAGCTGATCGCGCTGGGGGCCGCCGACCGGCCGGTCGCGTTCGCCTGCATCGGCACCGACCGCTCCACCGGCGACGCCCTCGGACCCCTCGTGGGTCAGCGCCTCCTGAAGCTCGGCTTCGACCCCGAGGGGGTCATCGGGACCCTCGAGGAGCCGCTCCACGCCCTCAACCTGGAGGAGCGCGTGCAGCCGCTGCGGGCGCACCCGTCGCGGCCCCTGGTGGTGGCGGTCGACGCGGCCCTGGGGTCGACGGCGGGCGTCGGCTCGGTGAACCTCCGTCGCGGCGGCCTGCTGCCCGGCCAGGGGGTGGGGAAGGCGCTGCCGGCCGTCGGCGAGCTGTCGGTCACGGCCACCGTCAACGTGCAGGCCGGCGCCCTCGACGTGCAGATCCTGCAGTCGACGCGCCTCTACCTGGTGCAGGAGCTCGCCGAGCTCATCGGCGTCGCCTGCTGGTGGGCCCACCGCAACGTGCGGCGCGCCGCGGTCGCCCCGGCGCAGGCCCTGGCGGTCTGA
- a CDS encoding chemotaxis protein CheW, producing the protein MSTTAETVAATRQLVIFRLGDEMYGVPITSVQEIIRHTPPRPMPESPRGVEGVINLRGRLIPVLSLGERLGVATGDPADAKVVIIELRDATVGIVVDEVREVATIDLAITEPPPANVVGGAGGAIESVAKLDDGLLVILDPERLLGRG; encoded by the coding sequence ATGAGCACGACCGCAGAGACCGTCGCCGCAACCCGCCAGCTCGTCATCTTCCGGCTCGGCGACGAGATGTACGGCGTGCCGATCACGAGCGTGCAGGAGATCATCCGTCACACGCCGCCGCGCCCGATGCCGGAGAGCCCCCGCGGCGTCGAGGGGGTCATCAACCTCCGCGGCCGCCTGATCCCGGTGCTCAGCCTCGGCGAGCGCCTCGGCGTCGCCACCGGCGACCCCGCCGACGCGAAGGTCGTGATCATCGAGCTGCGCGACGCGACCGTCGGGATCGTCGTCGACGAGGTCCGCGAGGTCGCCACCATCGACCTGGCGATCACCGAGCCGCCGCCCGCGAACGTGGTCGGCGGGGCCGGCGGGGCGATCGAGTCGGTCGCCAAGCTCGACGACGGCCTCCTCGTGATCCTCGACCCGGAGCGCCTGCTCGGCCGCGGCTGA